Proteins encoded in a region of the Tumebacillus sp. BK434 genome:
- a CDS encoding non-ribosomal peptide synthetase — MNEVCDQSVHRLVEQQAAQRPDAVALVGAQETLTYAEMNGRANRLARHLRNKGLGTGQLAAVRLERSVEMVVAMLAILKAGGAYVPLDPGYPQERQEFMLEDAAAKVVLFRDHLELATSAVQVPLDAEAAEIALLSADNLDVEVDVEDPGYVMYTSGSTGKPKGVCIPHRSIKSLVIEPNYCTIGPDDVMLHCASVSFDSTTFEVWGALLNGAKLVVMPSQVPSLAELGAAVRTHGVTVLLLTAGVFAEMAAHHLDDLRGVRDLLSGGDVLSTTAVNAVLEHLPETQMINVYGPTECSTFSTYYRPAREERFTSGVPIGYPLQLRVLFVVDEKGNQTAQGEAGELYIGGAGLGTGYWKRPELSAEKFVQNPFGEGRLYRTGDLVRLREDGVLEFLGRIDGQVKIRGFRVETGEIEHRLMLHGAVKQAVVIAREDRPGDKRLVAYVVPEEGAVSTAAELRAHVADGLPEYMVPAAFVELERIPLTPNGKVDRKQLPAPAADAEAWRGRAEAVLPRTELEQTLTALYEEALGVAGIGVFDNFFELGGHSLIAMKIAARLRDTLPVAVPLQWLFEASSVAELAARIEGQTDAEAGPRAGHALVPVPRDGLLELSFSQERVWFLRKLAPENLSYSFQAEFRYLGQLNVDALQQSLQGMIDRHEIFRTSFPERNGRPYQQIHEPWEVPLPVVDLTGVPAEVREAEVQRLIREEVTQAFEMAALPLVRWKLLRLSAEEHVLIHVEDHLVHDGWSLTVFVDELQQLYKAAVRGEQAALPELEVQFADFAQWERRWMQGEEAQAQLAYWTDRLGGAQYVLDLPTDRPRPPVQRFKGKVFRFDLDAELCDALRAFSKREGVTLYMTLFAAFNVLLHRHTGQEDLLVGSALANRRLKEMEPMIGMLVSNIVLRTQVQGDLTFRELLGQVKEAALEGFAHVGLPFEKLVEALQPDRDLSRNPLFQVSFSFHDSRMPALEMEGLEAVRLTDGLSNETSKFDMNIIVLPRKEQKAGDGITISWEYDIDLFEADTVARMIAQYQELLQAAVAGPETAVGELPLLNAWERERLLTEFSGAGELGSQAMPQGGVLALIEQQAANFHDHVAVVHGGQQVTYGELNRRANALAHRLMELGVGAERTVGILLERSVELVVAVLAVAKAGGAYVPLDPAYPQERLAFLAEDAGLAVLVTTEALRGTLSSLAVPVLVFEQEAQWRGEENPGRTVAADQLAYVIYTSGSTGTPKGVEVEQRALWNLVQWNNAAHGLTREDRTTLLAGTAFDASVWELWPGLAAGATLVIPDEDTRLSPGQLLAFLAEQQVTLCFLPTPLAERVIALEMPAGLKLRRMLTGGDLLHPVAQELPFALVNHYGPTENAVVTTCADVQAGTVPPIGKPISGVELYVLDARLQPVPLGVAGELYVGGNSLARGYRGRPDLTAERFVAHPFRAEGRLYRTGDRVRFLADGNLEFLGRLDGQVKIRGHRVELGEVEASILQQGLVESVVVVARGDGEKRLVAYVTGTGLAVEQVRAGLEAKLPGYMVPSAFVVLEALPLTPNGKVDLRALPEPVLTAESGRGYASPRNEVEAKVAAVFAEVLGVEKVGIHEDFFYLGGHSLLVTQVISRLRDLLDVELPLPAFFADRTAAGVAARIIEDGLAKGQVPKLVCVERTEEMPVSFAQQRLYFLNQLAPENPVYNIPLALRLRGAVRLDALERAVQEIAARHEALRTVFVERAGEVLQRILPEVKVPFAVREASDEAQAAEIVRAEGQHVFDLSAGPLLRVLAVRLGAEEHVLVVNVHHIVFDGWSFGTFAEELAALYTAFVDGIGSPLPAVEAQYADFAVWQRSYLQGKVLEEQLSFWREFLGGPIPQLGLPFDYPRPELPAQRGAMRRFALSAELSQAVKHLCEAEGVTLFMALLAAFDVLLYRLTEQTDLLVGTPVAGRTQSAVEGMIGFFVNTLVLRSDLSGNPTFRELLGRVREMSLQAFAHQEVPFEKLVERLQPERSASQSPFFSVMFVLQNVSADVLQLPGVEVAPEVSHHGGAKYDLTLSFLDGGDVLYGQMEYSTELFAEGTVGWMIDQLVALLEGIVAAPDTRIAALEMQESSLDELFL, encoded by the coding sequence ATGAATGAAGTTTGTGATCAATCGGTTCACCGCCTGGTCGAGCAGCAGGCGGCACAGCGCCCGGATGCGGTCGCGCTGGTCGGGGCGCAGGAGACGTTGACATACGCAGAAATGAACGGGCGGGCCAATCGATTGGCTCGTCATTTGCGCAACAAAGGGCTTGGCACGGGACAGCTGGCAGCGGTGCGCCTGGAGCGTTCTGTCGAGATGGTGGTCGCGATGCTGGCGATTTTGAAAGCGGGCGGGGCGTATGTGCCGCTCGACCCGGGCTATCCGCAGGAGCGGCAGGAGTTCATGCTGGAAGATGCTGCTGCGAAGGTCGTGCTGTTTCGCGACCACTTGGAGCTGGCGACGTCGGCGGTGCAGGTGCCCTTGGATGCGGAAGCTGCAGAGATTGCGCTGCTGTCTGCAGACAATCTCGACGTGGAGGTCGACGTGGAAGACCCCGGCTATGTGATGTACACGTCCGGCTCGACCGGCAAGCCGAAAGGGGTCTGCATCCCGCACCGCAGCATCAAGAGCCTGGTCATCGAGCCGAACTACTGCACGATCGGGCCGGACGATGTGATGCTGCACTGCGCGTCGGTGTCGTTCGACTCGACGACGTTCGAAGTGTGGGGGGCGCTGTTGAACGGCGCGAAGCTGGTCGTCATGCCGTCGCAGGTGCCGTCGCTGGCCGAGCTTGGCGCAGCGGTCAGGACGCACGGTGTGACGGTGCTTTTGCTGACGGCCGGCGTGTTTGCGGAGATGGCGGCGCATCATCTGGACGATCTGCGCGGGGTGCGCGACCTCTTGTCCGGCGGGGACGTGCTGTCGACGACAGCCGTCAACGCGGTGCTGGAGCATTTGCCGGAGACGCAGATGATCAACGTGTACGGGCCGACAGAGTGTTCGACGTTCAGCACGTACTACCGCCCGGCGCGGGAGGAGCGGTTTACGTCCGGCGTGCCGATCGGCTATCCGCTGCAACTGCGGGTGCTGTTTGTGGTCGATGAAAAAGGGAACCAGACAGCGCAAGGCGAAGCGGGCGAGCTGTACATCGGCGGTGCAGGCTTGGGGACGGGGTATTGGAAGCGGCCGGAGCTGAGCGCGGAGAAATTTGTGCAGAATCCGTTTGGCGAAGGGCGGCTGTACCGCACCGGCGACTTGGTGCGCCTGCGCGAGGACGGCGTGCTGGAGTTCCTCGGGCGGATCGACGGGCAGGTGAAGATCCGCGGCTTCCGCGTCGAAACCGGGGAGATCGAACATCGCCTGATGCTGCACGGGGCGGTGAAGCAGGCGGTGGTGATCGCGCGCGAAGACCGCCCGGGCGACAAGCGTCTGGTCGCCTATGTCGTGCCGGAGGAAGGCGCGGTATCAACTGCGGCGGAACTGCGGGCGCATGTGGCGGACGGATTGCCGGAGTATATGGTGCCGGCGGCGTTTGTGGAGCTGGAGCGGATACCGCTGACGCCAAACGGCAAGGTGGATCGCAAGCAACTGCCGGCGCCTGCCGCAGATGCGGAGGCATGGCGCGGCCGTGCGGAGGCTGTGCTGCCGCGCACAGAGCTGGAACAAACGCTGACGGCGCTGTATGAAGAGGCGCTGGGCGTGGCAGGCATCGGGGTGTTCGACAACTTTTTTGAGCTGGGCGGGCATTCGCTGATCGCGATGAAGATCGCGGCGCGCCTGCGCGATACGCTGCCGGTGGCGGTGCCGCTGCAGTGGCTGTTTGAGGCGTCATCGGTGGCGGAATTGGCGGCACGGATCGAGGGGCAGACAGATGCGGAAGCCGGGCCGCGCGCGGGTCATGCGCTGGTGCCGGTGCCGCGCGACGGGCTGCTCGAGCTGTCGTTTTCGCAGGAGCGCGTGTGGTTCTTGCGCAAGTTGGCGCCGGAGAATCTGTCGTACAGTTTTCAGGCGGAGTTCCGCTACTTGGGGCAGCTGAATGTGGACGCGCTGCAGCAGAGCTTGCAGGGCATGATCGACCGGCATGAGATCTTCCGCACTTCGTTCCCGGAGCGGAACGGACGTCCGTATCAGCAGATCCATGAGCCTTGGGAAGTGCCGTTGCCGGTGGTCGATCTGACCGGCGTGCCTGCTGAGGTGCGGGAAGCGGAAGTGCAGCGGCTGATTCGCGAGGAGGTCACGCAGGCGTTTGAGATGGCTGCGCTGCCCTTGGTGCGCTGGAAGCTGTTGCGCTTGAGCGCCGAGGAGCATGTGCTGATCCATGTGGAGGACCACTTGGTGCATGACGGGTGGTCGCTGACGGTGTTTGTGGATGAGCTGCAGCAGCTGTACAAGGCGGCGGTGCGCGGCGAGCAGGCGGCCTTGCCGGAGCTCGAGGTGCAGTTTGCCGATTTTGCGCAGTGGGAGCGGCGCTGGATGCAAGGCGAAGAGGCGCAGGCGCAGCTGGCCTATTGGACGGACCGATTGGGCGGAGCGCAGTATGTGCTCGACCTGCCGACCGACCGGCCGCGCCCGCCGGTGCAGCGGTTCAAAGGGAAGGTGTTCCGCTTCGATCTGGACGCGGAACTGTGCGATGCGCTGCGGGCGTTCAGCAAGCGTGAGGGCGTGACGCTGTACATGACGCTGTTTGCGGCGTTTAACGTGCTGCTGCACCGCCATACGGGACAGGAGGATCTCCTGGTCGGTTCGGCGCTGGCGAATCGGCGGTTGAAGGAGATGGAGCCGATGATCGGGATGCTGGTCTCGAACATCGTGCTGCGGACGCAGGTGCAGGGCGATCTGACCTTCCGCGAACTGCTCGGGCAGGTGAAGGAGGCGGCGCTGGAAGGGTTTGCGCATGTCGGTCTGCCGTTTGAGAAGCTGGTGGAGGCGTTGCAGCCGGATCGGGATCTGAGCCGCAATCCGCTGTTCCAAGTGTCTTTTTCGTTCCACGATTCGCGGATGCCGGCGTTGGAGATGGAAGGGCTGGAAGCGGTGCGCCTGACCGACGGGCTGAGCAATGAGACGTCGAAGTTTGACATGAACATCATCGTCCTGCCGCGCAAGGAGCAGAAGGCGGGAGATGGGATCACGATCTCGTGGGAGTATGACATCGATCTCTTTGAAGCGGATACGGTGGCGCGGATGATCGCGCAGTATCAGGAACTGCTGCAGGCGGCTGTGGCCGGGCCGGAGACGGCCGTCGGGGAGCTGCCGCTGTTGAACGCTTGGGAGCGGGAGAGGCTGCTGACGGAGTTTTCCGGCGCTGGCGAGTTGGGTTCGCAGGCGATGCCGCAGGGCGGTGTGCTGGCGCTGATCGAACAGCAGGCGGCAAACTTCCACGATCATGTGGCGGTTGTCCACGGCGGGCAGCAGGTGACGTATGGGGAATTGAACCGCCGGGCGAACGCTTTGGCGCATCGCTTGATGGAGCTCGGCGTCGGTGCGGAGCGGACGGTGGGCATTTTGCTGGAACGCTCGGTGGAGCTGGTCGTCGCGGTGCTGGCGGTGGCGAAGGCGGGCGGGGCGTATGTGCCGCTCGATCCGGCGTATCCGCAGGAGCGCTTGGCGTTTTTGGCGGAGGATGCGGGGCTGGCCGTTCTGGTGACAACAGAAGCGCTGCGGGGCACGCTGTCTTCGCTTGCAGTTCCGGTGCTGGTGTTTGAACAGGAAGCACAGTGGCGCGGCGAGGAGAATCCGGGCCGCACGGTCGCAGCCGATCAGTTGGCGTATGTGATTTACACGTCGGGCTCGACAGGGACGCCGAAAGGGGTCGAGGTGGAGCAGCGGGCGCTGTGGAACCTCGTGCAGTGGAACAACGCGGCGCACGGGCTGACGCGGGAAGACCGGACGACGCTGCTGGCCGGGACGGCTTTTGACGCTTCGGTGTGGGAGCTGTGGCCGGGCTTGGCGGCAGGGGCAACGCTGGTGATCCCCGATGAGGATACCCGACTGTCTCCGGGGCAGCTGCTGGCGTTTTTGGCGGAACAACAGGTGACGCTGTGCTTCCTGCCGACGCCGCTGGCGGAACGGGTGATCGCGCTGGAGATGCCGGCGGGGCTGAAGCTGCGGCGGATGCTGACCGGCGGCGATCTGCTGCATCCGGTGGCGCAGGAGCTGCCGTTTGCGCTGGTCAATCACTACGGGCCGACGGAGAATGCGGTGGTCACGACCTGTGCAGACGTGCAGGCGGGCACGGTGCCGCCGATCGGCAAGCCGATCTCCGGCGTTGAGCTGTATGTGCTGGATGCGCGGTTGCAGCCGGTGCCGCTCGGCGTGGCAGGAGAGCTGTATGTCGGCGGGAACAGCTTGGCGCGCGGGTATCGCGGGCGGCCCGATTTGACGGCGGAGCGCTTTGTGGCGCATCCGTTCCGGGCGGAGGGCAGGCTGTATCGGACGGGCGACCGGGTGCGCTTTTTGGCCGATGGGAACTTGGAGTTCCTGGGCCGTTTGGACGGCCAGGTGAAGATTCGCGGACATCGGGTGGAGCTCGGTGAAGTCGAAGCGTCGATTCTGCAGCAGGGTCTTGTCGAGTCGGTCGTCGTCGTGGCGCGCGGGGACGGGGAAAAACGCCTCGTGGCCTACGTGACAGGGACGGGTCTGGCGGTGGAGCAGGTGCGGGCCGGGCTGGAAGCGAAACTGCCGGGCTACATGGTGCCGTCAGCGTTTGTGGTGCTGGAAGCGCTGCCGCTGACGCCGAACGGGAAGGTCGATCTGCGCGCGCTGCCGGAGCCTGTTTTGACTGCGGAATCCGGGCGCGGCTACGCGTCGCCGCGCAATGAGGTGGAAGCGAAAGTGGCGGCGGTGTTTGCGGAAGTGCTCGGGGTGGAGAAGGTCGGGATTCATGAGGACTTCTTCTATCTGGGCGGGCACTCACTCTTGGTGACGCAGGTGATCTCCCGCCTGCGCGATCTGCTCGATGTGGAGCTGCCCCTGCCGGCGTTTTTTGCCGATCGGACGGCGGCTGGCGTGGCGGCCCGGATCATCGAGGACGGGCTGGCCAAAGGGCAGGTGCCGAAGCTGGTGTGCGTCGAACGGACGGAGGAGATGCCGGTGTCGTTTGCGCAGCAGCGGCTGTATTTCTTGAACCAGCTGGCACCGGAGAATCCGGTGTATAACATCCCGCTGGCTCTGCGTCTGCGCGGTGCGGTGCGGCTGGATGCGCTGGAGCGGGCCGTGCAGGAGATCGCAGCGCGCCATGAAGCGCTGCGCACGGTGTTTGTGGAGCGCGCGGGCGAGGTGCTGCAGCGGATCTTGCCGGAAGTGAAAGTTCCGTTTGCGGTGCGGGAGGCGAGCGATGAGGCACAGGCGGCAGAAATCGTCCGGGCGGAAGGACAGCATGTGTTCGATCTGAGCGCAGGGCCGCTGTTGCGGGTGCTGGCGGTGCGGCTCGGCGCGGAGGAGCACGTGCTGGTCGTGAATGTGCACCACATCGTGTTTGACGGCTGGTCGTTTGGGACGTTTGCCGAGGAGCTGGCCGCGCTGTACACGGCGTTTGTGGACGGGATCGGGTCGCCGCTCCCGGCGGTGGAAGCGCAGTATGCAGACTTTGCGGTCTGGCAGCGGTCTTATTTGCAGGGCAAGGTGCTGGAGGAGCAGTTGAGCTTCTGGCGGGAGTTCCTCGGCGGGCCGATTCCACAGCTGGGGCTGCCGTTCGACTACCCGCGTCCGGAGCTGCCGGCACAGCGCGGGGCGATGCGGCGGTTTGCGCTGTCGGCAGAGTTGTCGCAAGCGGTGAAGCACCTGTGCGAGGCGGAAGGTGTGACGCTGTTTATGGCGCTGTTGGCGGCGTTTGATGTGCTGTTGTACCGCTTGACGGAGCAGACCGATCTGTTGGTCGGCACGCCGGTGGCGGGACGGACGCAGTCGGCGGTGGAAGGGATGATCGGATTCTTTGTTAACACGCTGGTGCTGCGCAGCGACTTGTCGGGCAACCCGACGTTCCGGGAACTGCTGGGCCGGGTGCGCGAGATGAGCTTGCAGGCGTTTGCTCATCAGGAGGTGCCGTTTGAAAAATTGGTCGAGCGGCTGCAGCCGGAGCGGTCGGCCAGCCAATCGCCGTTTTTCTCGGTGATGTTCGTGCTGCAAAACGTGTCGGCCGATGTGTTGCAACTGCCCGGCGTGGAGGTCGCTCCGGAAGTGTCGCATCATGGCGGGGCGAAGTATGACCTGACCTTGTCGTTTTTAGATGGCGGGGACGTGCTGTACGGGCAGATGGAGTACAGTACGGAACTGTTTGCGGAAGGGACGGTGGGGTGGATGATCGACCAGCTCGTCGCTTTGCTGGAAGGGATTGTGGCTGCTCCGGATACGCGGATTGCGGCGTTGGAGATGCAAGAAAGTTCTTTGGATGAGTTGTTTTTGTAG